A genomic window from Denticeps clupeoides chromosome 11, fDenClu1.1, whole genome shotgun sequence includes:
- the LOC114799924 gene encoding alpha-(1,3)-fucosyltransferase 9-like — translation MLPTKSTRCFLTLLGLSLIVIFYKIISLSCLVSRTLHKSDKPLVLLWSWPLGVHFDLEDCRRIFNIHSCVLTDNRSLYNVADGVIFFQRNFGLFLERIPLKRPPYQKWIWFNVESPTNTARERGLGNVFNLTLSYRRYASITARNELRIVRNEDEFVLPKKDKLVCWIVSNNDTRTGTSTRMQYYFKLVKHIKIHIYGLAVTGYRLPYSKYYSTIASCKFYLAFENSLHKDYITEKVNGPLAAGTVPVVLGPPRENYEEFMPADSFIHINDFPDPKALAEFLLRLDKDDERYLSYFTWRRYFKATPHLLGMQNEFTHPICLACDHMASDSSYNVVHDLYRWFHGNVTGHE, via the coding sequence ATGTTGCCTACCAAATCTACTAGGTGTTTCCTGACATTACTAGGGCTGTcattaattgtaatattttacaaaatcaTCTCACTGAGCTGTTTAGTATCCAGGACGTTGCACAAGTCAGACAAGCCCCTTGTTCTGCTGTGGTCCTGGCCACTGGGAGTACATTTCGACTTGGAAGACTGCAGACGGATCTTCAACATTCACAGCTGTGTCCTGACGGATAATCGGTCTTTATATAATGTAGCAGACGGAGTCATTTTCTTTCAGAGGAACTTTGGTCTCTTCCTGGAACGCATTCCTCTCAAACGTCCACCATACCAGAAATGGATCTGGTTCAACGTCGAATCTCCAACCAACACAGCGCGGGAGAGAGGTCTGGGAAACGTGTTCAATTTGACCCTGTCCTACAGGAGATATGCAAGCATCACTGCACGCAATGAACTACGCATTGTCAGGAATGAGGACGAGTTtgtcctgccaaaaaaagacaaacttgTTTGCTGGATTGTGAGCAACAATGACACTCGGACTGGGACCTCCACCCGGATGCAGTACTACTTTAAACTAGTTAAGCATATTAAGATCCACATTTATGGTTTAGCTGTGACAGGATACAGATTGCCATACAGCAAGTACTACTCCACTATCGCCAGCTGCAAGTTCTACCTCGCCTTCGAGAACTCCCTGCACAAAGACTACATCACCGAAAAGGTCAACGGCCCGCTGGCAGCGGGGACCGTACCGGTGGTGCTGGGCCCGCCCAGAGAGAATTACGAAGAGTTCATGCCCGCCGACTCTTTTATTCACATCAACGACTTCCCTGATCCCAAAGCACTAGCAGAATTCCTCTTACGGCTGGACAAGGACGATGAGAGGTACCTGAGTTACTTCACCTGGAGGAGATACTTCAAGGCTACGCCTCATCTTCTGGGTATGCAGAACGAATTCACCCATCCCATCTGCCTGGCCTGCGATCACATGGCTTCAGACAGCAGCTATAATGTGGTCCACGACCTTTACCGGTGGTTTCACGGCAATGTTACTGGTCATGAATGA